The Aspergillus nidulans FGSC A4 chromosome VIII genome contains the following window.
AGGGATGCGTTGGCAACCCTGGTGGACGGGGATATGATTCCTGAGCTAGAGGGTATGGAGAACGACACCCCACTGTGTCTGGATGGGTCAAAATCAGTTTGGCTTGTTGCGGAGAGGCCCAGTGACAGATCATCTGCCTGGGACTTCCGCATCACCAGCAGTGACTCTGGAAATACCACTCAGCACGTTTCAGGCCGAATCACGTTCCAGACCCCGAAGCAGTCCATGCAAGCCTTTGCCGCGTACGAGCGTTTGGTGGATCACCGCCGTGCCCTTGCCCTGCTCAATGGGCAGGAAGCCGAACAGACCATCCAGGGCAGTCGCAACATCTACAAATTGTTTTCGAATGTGGTGAATTACAAAGAAGATGGCTACCGTGGGTTGCAGAAACTGGCAGCCACGAGCAACGAGTCGGCTGGGCGCATCATCAAGCAAGACTCCAGCAAGAGTATTCTGGGCGTGGGCCTTGGAGACACTTTCTGTCAAGTTGCAGGTATTTTCTTGAACTGCATGACCGACTGTGACGAGGGCAAGATGTACTTGTCCAACCGTGTTGAACGATGGATTAGGTCGCCAACAGTGCCACTCGACTTGCGGCCGGAGCAGTGGGAGGTGTATGCACGACACCATCAGCCTTCACCCAAAGAATATGTCAGTGATATTTTTGTGTTTGATGCCACCAACGGAAAACTGGTCTGGGTCATATTGGGCCTTCACTTTGTCGAGGTGTCCATCGCTGGCATGTCGCGATTTTTGACACGCCTGTCTGGGGGCCAGTTGGAACCGCAAGAGAAATGCCTAGCCACGGTTGAATTCAAGGAAGTACCTGAGCCAGTATTTACAAAGGACGTCAGTAAGAACGAAAAAGACGCCAAAGCACCTagcaaaaagaaggaaagcaCCAGCAAGTCCCCAGGCCACGATATTCTGGCGCGTGTGCGAACCCTATTTTGTAACCTGCTGGGTCTCGAGCCCGTCGAAATCCAGCCTGGCGCGGATCTCGTCGAGCTTGGAATCGATTCGCTATTAGCCATGGAGGTCGCCCGAGAAGTTGAGAAGGAGTTTAGCATCAAGTTTGAGCTGGACGAGCTCATGGACATGACCGACGTCCATAGCCTGGTGAAGTGTATCGGAGCAAACATGATGGCGTCCGACACGTCACGAACAGGAGACGACAGCAGCGACGATCTTGAGACGGCTTCAGCGGAAAGCGAGACATCCAGTGGCATCAATAATGAGGACTCGCACAACATTGACCGACAACAGATTCCTGCCAGCTCCATTGTAGACAGCTTTACTGAGACCAAACTTTTGACAGATCGGTTCATTGAGGCCAACAAGCTATCCGGTTACTCGAACAACGTTCAACCAAGACTGACTGAGCTGGTGATTGTCCATACCCTCGACGCGTTTGACCAGATGGGATGTTCGATCCGTGCTGCGCAACCCGGCCAGACTGTCCGGCGCATCTCTCACCTGCCAAAGCACAACCAAGTCGTTGCTGTCTTGTACGGGTTGCTGGAAAAGGCCAGCCTTGTGGATGTAGATGGCCCACGCATGACGCGAACCGCTGTACCAGTGCCATCCAAGTCCGCTgagcagatcctccaggAACTTCTGCGCCAGTATCCGGAGCATGCCTATGACCACAAACTCACAAGCCTGACTGGGTGCAAGCTGGCCGACTGCTTAACCGGGAAGACTGAAGCCATTCAACTGCTCTTCGGTACCCCCGAGGGCCGCGATCTCGCAGCCGGCATGTACGGCAAGTCCCCGATCAACGTGGCCTGGCTtcgccagctgcagcatttCTGGGAGCATTTTCTTGCGCAGCTACCGCAGCACCGAACAGAGCCCATCAACATTCTCGAGATGGGTGCCGGGACAGGCGGAACAACAGCTGCCCTTGTGCCGCTCCTCTCACGCTCGCGCATCCCCGTCCGCTATACCGCGACAGACATCTCACCTTCACTGGTAGCTGGGCTCCGCAAACGATTCAAGGATCACACCTGGATGCGCTTCGAGGTTGTTGACTGCGAGAAGACCCCTTCAAGCCATCTATTTGAAAGCCAGCATGTCGTTCTGGCGTACACGCGACGCATAAAGGGCGGTGACAACCAAGAACATCCACCGCATGCTCCGTCCCGACGGCTTCCTCATCATGCTGGAGATGACTGAGGCGGTGCCGTGGGTGGATTCCGTCTTCGGTCTGGTGGAGGGGTGGTGGCTCTTCAATGACGGTCGTTCGCATGCCCTCGCCCAGCCAGATGTCTGGGACAAGACCTTGCGTGCAAATGAATACGGCCATGTCGACTGGACCGATGGCCACCTGCCTGAGAATTCCATCCAACGCATAATCATCGCGTTGGCGTCTTCTCAGGGCCAGGATAGGGTAGCTATAATCCCCCCAGCTCCTTCGAAGATGTCCACGGCTGACATTGCTTCTCGTCAAGCTATAATCGACACTCTCGTCGAGAAACACACAAGCCACTTTTCCGCTCCCACATGCCTCCCGCCCAACCAGGTCATCGATGGCTCCCCTCACTGCGTGCTGGTTACAGGTGCCACGGGCAGTCTAGGCTCGCATCTGGTGGCCCACCTCGTTAAGCAATCGAGCGTCACCAAAGTCGTCTGTCTAAACAGAGTGAGTGGTTCAGACGCAACTTCTCGTCAGCTTGACGCTTTCCAATCGAAAGGCCTCATATTGGATTCGGAATCATTATCGAAGCTGGAGGTTATCGAAACAGACTCCTCAGCACCGAGTCTCGGCCTCGTCCCCGAGAGATACCAACACCTCGTCAACACCGTCACGGACGTCGTTCACAACGCCTGGGCAATGAGCATGACGCGCCCGGTGCGTGGCTTCGAGCCCCAATTCAAAACGATGCGAAATCTTATCGACCTCTGCCGCGATTGCGCTAATCGGCGGCATTCAGACACCGGGAAAGTCGGGTTCCAGTTCGTCTCTTCCGTCTCCGTCGTAGGCTGTCACCCATTTATTACGAAGAAGGCTATCGTTCCTGAACAGCCAGTCAATGCGGAATCAGCCCTGCCGATGGGGTATGCTGATGCGAAGCTCGTCTGTGAGCATATATTGGACGAGACGCTGCATATGCACCCTGATATCTTCCGTACGATGTCAGTCAGAGTGGGCCAGATATCTGGCTCCAAGATTAATGGCTACTGGAATCCGGTCGAACACTTGGTGCACCTGATCAAATCATCCAAAACTCTGAATGTCCTCCCCGATCTTGAAGGGGTATGTCTTCCTCCCGCAAAGCTATTTGGTATACCTTGCTAACACGCTCAGGTCCTGTCATGGTGTCCCGTCGACGACGTCGCGGCCGCCTTAGGTGATCTTCTGTTGACAAATAAGCCGGCATACTCTGTTTACCATATCGAAAACCCTGTGCGACAGCCATGGCCTGATATGCTCACAATCCTCGCAGACGCGCTTGATATTCCACGGACAAACGCCGTTCCGTTCAAGGAATGGCTTCGTAGAGTTCGGCATTTTCCTCCCAGCTTGGGATTTTCAGAGAATCCAGCAGCGAGGCTGGCGGACTTTTTCGAGACGGACTTTCTGCGCATGTCGTGTGGTGGTATGATTCTGGATACAACACGTAGCAGGGAGCATTCGGCGACTTTAAGAAGTTTGGGTCCCATTGACCAAGACTTGGTCATGAAGTATGTTGGGGCGTGGAAAGCGTCTGGCTTCTTGTGATACTAGGATAACCTTCAAGCGTATTTATGCAATATTCGCGAAGTCTGTGAGTCACTTGACGTATCCTCTTTGCGTTTTTGACCGCGTCAAATACCTTATAATTCGGCTACCAACCATGCCTCCAGAGTGAGGTCAAAATCAAGAAATCTAGCTAAGCAGAAGGGTAAGATCCTATTAGAAATTTCAGCATGTTGCCCAAATTACTAAGCTGCGTGTTTTTACTGTTGTGGAATAAGCGTGTGCTCAGGTGAGAGATGTGATGATTCTATCTTTAGCTGTTATGATCTTGTTACGCTGTTAATAAGTCATATTTCGGAACATAAGATAGCTGTTATGATTCGGCTACCTGGTGCCCCTGCGCATACGAAGTAACCAGTGTACTGCCGTACTAGACGACGTTGTTTCGCTGGCACACGAAATCAATCGCCACTCTAGATATTTAGGAGAGTGAAAAACGAGCTCAAAAATGATTGATTGTCCGATATAGGCACAAAATACCATATACTATTGCTGATGCGGTAACTAAAGTCCAGTAAGGCCAAGTTCGGTGCCATTCTTGAGAACCACAGGGTTAATAGAGTACATGACACTAACCATGCGTGCCCACTTGTCCTTGAGATGTGACTGTGCGCCTAGTGGGTGGGGGAGGGGGTGTACGAATATCCGCTGCaggcagccgcagcaaggGCTTGGACTATATTCCATTACTCTCCTTGTTGTGCGGCACCGATATCACCGCCTGCGTTGCGGGCAATTACGAgcttgtccagcttctccttgagCGGGGGCAGAAGTCAACGTGACGGGCGGGTTCTGCATAAAAGCCCTCtatgctgctgcgctgcggGGAAATAAGCATACCTGTAAGCCCTTGATGAAGCAAGGCGCCGTGTGGAGTCTCGTCAATCAGAGCCTGTCGCATTTCGCCCCAAGCGTGCTTAACTATGCCGACGAGATACTGCGGGAGGTCCACGAGGACCAACAGAACGGCTGGCCAGACAATGAGACTGATGAAAGTGacgaaaatgaagaagacggtgtggatgagaatgagggcGAGAGTGAAGAGAGTGAGGCGGAAGACTCTGAAAGTGACAGTGAATATGTTTACCTCAGCATTGAGTTTATTCATTTCTTCCACGAGCCTTACTGTCGAGTCGGTATCCGGGCTACCCATTCGGATGAGACTGACAATGGCGAGTCTTTGTTGGATGACTTGATGGAGTCGAAGCTTACAGACCGGAGTGCTTTGGAGTGGCTGCAGGTCCAATGCGGCAAGGCTGGAGACATTGCCTAAGATCCCTGTAGAATAGAGTAGACAATAAGAGATCCTCTCATGTGCAGACGAGCTCCAGTAACCCAGATTGCAGTCATACTAGTTGCCAAGGCTGCATCTCCAGTAACCAGCCCTCATTCCGCTCTCCAACCGTCCAACTCTTCAACCCCGCCGTTCCTTCCAGTCTTCGCAGATCACTTACTGGGTATTGGCAGTACCATACTCACGGCCGGTTGCTCGAGCTCTTCAAAGAGAGGACTACCATCACCCGCCCCGCAGAGACCAGGTCCTTGTCAAGATATCCCATACTGTTCAGAGTCGACTGTATGTTTCAATTATCTTGTACCGGGGTTGCCTGCTGATGACTTAGTACAGTCGAGACCTTCTCGGATGCGGCATGTAGGCCAGGTCGTGGAGCTGGGAGGGAGTGTCGCCCCTCTCGCAACGGGTAAGGCGTGCAGCTGTGGGGACGCCTGGGGCAGCAACTGGCGAGGTGCCTAGTCTGTTTAATGGAGCAGTTACCTTACAAGTGAGgtgcagagaggaagatAGGTCAGGGCAAACAGAATGAATTGCTTGGAGACCTAGGTTGCTAGTAATCTTAATAACTCTATATGTGGTCTGCCATCAGGTTACTGCTGGTTGGGCACTGGCAGGGTAGTTGCCCTTATCaggttgttgatgcttgGTGTGTTAATTATCTGGTTTGGGGTTAATGCCTGACAGGTTAGGTTTCTTTTATTATAATTATCCTCCCCTCTTAGCAGCAAACCCTCCCAGTTTATGCTATCTATCTTGGATAACACAATCATTTACAGCAGTTTAAATAATAGGATTGTAATAGGGTTTCAGGCTTGAATAGAGGCTTTAATAGAGACTTTAACAAGAAGATTTCTGTCTTTGGTTTAGGACTGGCACGTGGTTGTTTATATTAACCCTATGGGCCCTGTAGAATCTCTATTTGACTATGATCACAAGCATTGATAAAACGGTCAGAAGGGATGGCGCGTTCACCCGTAATGCGCGCGAGTCTGCCGGGTTCCCCGGGTTGACTGCCACCGCAGTGATCTTGCCAAGGGAATGGTCCTGTGCAACGCAATTTGCCGTGTCAGCAGGTATTAGGCGATAGTATAATGGGGGACAAAGGCGCATACAGCCTCCAAGCGGCGCTTCAGAGAGTACATCCACATTACAGTCGCCAGTTTCGACGACGCGTACCGCTGGAACCCGCGGCCCATgtgctctggctttggctcaGGCCGAGCTGGCAGCTCACCAGAGCATCCAAACCGTTCGCCTTCCGAATGACAGGGGGATACTTTTCCAGGCTGTTTTTCCCAGTCCAGTGGGCATCACTGATGAACAGGACGATACAGCAGCCCGAGACAGAATCGAAATGACCGAGCAGGCGGAGAACGAGTGCGGCATGAGCAATATGATTTACCTGGAAGGTTTTCTCATACCCGTCACCTGTCAGTTCGGGAGCGGTGCGGAGATTCCAGTGGTAAGCGTTGCAGATGATGCTGGTCAGCGGTGGAATTTTGCCAACTTGAACATCTGTCGCGACGGCATTAGCAAAGGCGTGGACGGCAGAAAAGTCTTCGAGGTCCAGCTTTTTAACGTACACTCTGCTATTGCTGGTGGGCTGGTTGATTGTCTGGGGGTTGCGCTGTGTCAGGATTATGGTGTGCTCTGGGTACTTTGCGAGGAGCTGGGTGGCAGGGACAGCGAGAGAATCGTTTCCGCCAGTGATAATAATTGTGCCAGGCATAGTGAGTGCCTGAAAgtgaaagaaagaaaggaaatgcAGAAGCGAGGAGGGGGGAGAGGTGCAGGGTTGGgggtgaagaagaaaggacgGGAGCAGAGGTTGGAGGGCTGAGCTGACATCCATGTTGTCACACAAGCTCTACGGCAAACATACCGCAGATGACTGAAAATAGTACACAATACAGGGTGGAGAGATGGGAACGTAGATGACAGGGTGCAAGGATATACCCATACCTTGTGGCGCTAAGTTGTATTATAAAAATAAAGAGTGCTTGCTAGGCGACTGGGATCAGCAGTCAACATGGCCTCCCTATCTTTGAACCAATTGCGAGCCACCCAGcgcctctgcctccatcTCAATAAAGACTATCCCGACTTCACGTTCCTCCAGACAACTCCCCAGTATCACATACTTTCTATGGAGAACTGGTCCAAAACTGCCTGGGCTAACCCGACATGCATCGTCAGGCCTGCCAACACTTCGGTCCTGCAAGACACTGTTCGTCTTCTATCGTCCCATTATGTTCCTTTTGCGGTCAGGTCTGGCGACCACATGCCACCGCCGTTGGGAGCCAACATTAACGCGGGGGTCTTGatcagcctctccagcctggATGAAAAGAATTATGACCCCGAGCGGGACGTTATAGAGGTGGGGGGCGGGCTCAAATGGAGAGATGTCTATTCCTACCTTGACGAGTACAAGGTTACCGTAGTGGGGGGAAGAGTACTTGAGTCGGAGTGGGGGTTCTTATACTCGGAGGTAAGTCCCCGAAAAAATTCACATACTGTACAAAACCATGAAACTGGCGTGCATGGCCTGGCCTGCGACAGTGCAGCAAATTTCCAAGTCGTCGTTGCCAACGGTTCCTTGGTCAACTCCAACAGATCATCCCATCAAGACCTCTTCTGTGCCCTCAAAGGCGGGGCCAATAACTTCGGTGCGTATCTCCAAACAAATCAGGCTCCCCGGTCTTAACTATCTCCAGGCATCGTCGCGGCATTTACTCTGTACACCTACCCCATCCACCTTATTTGAGGTGTGTAAGAGAGACGTGTCCAGGCAAGCATACTCCTAACTGGTCCAAAAAGGTCACTATGATCAGACCCCACAGCCTGATCTCTGGATCGCACCTATATAGCTAGCCCGCGTTACAGGATGGCGTTAGAACATGCTTGGGCACTTGCCTCGTCTTCTCACCGCGGCTTATGAGTTTCAACAGTCCGACGCAGCGGAGGGACATGCAAAATTTATGCTCCAGGCATTTATAGCAGGCGGGACGATCAGCGCCGTCATGAACATGATCTATATTCAGCCCGAGCCCAACCCATCTGCCTTTGCGCCGTTCGCATCAATTTCCACCGTCGACGACTTAACCCGGATCCAGACATTGACGAAAATGATGAGTGGGCAGATGGTGCCTGACAACCATCGGTAAGGCGTACTTCACCGACAGTGAGAGTCCAGATAACTCGACTAACACTGTCATTGCCAGCTGGGACTGGGCCGCCACAAGCTCGACCCCAAGCCTTTCCCTCTACAAAGCTCTCCCGGGCATCATGACAACAACTCCGGAGTTCAAAACAAATAAATCATCCAATCTATACCCAAAGAAGTTCTAGCGCTAGGCCTACAGCCTATCTCTGCCCGCGCCTTCGCAGCGGTCACAGCCGCGGGGGAAACGCGCTGGGCCTACAGAGCCAGCCAGACTTGGCTGGTCATCGACGCCGGCTGGGATGATCCCGAGGACGACGAAATAGTGCACAGCGCTGTGCGAGTCCTTTCCAGTACTATTGAGGACCTTGCTGGCTAGGGCGACGGTACGTATGTGCCCTATATCTTCATGAGTGACGCAAAGCTGGGACCAGGACTTTATTGCGCATTATGGGCACGATTCTGTAGCACGACTAAGGCGTCTAAGGGCGGAGTATGATGCTGAGCTCGTGTTTCAGACATTTGTACTCGGGGGCTTCAAGCTGGGCTAATTAGGAGCCCTGACGTATAGTGCAGGGCAGGTTGGGTCACTTAGACCTACCCTAAATATGGTTATTAAAGCACTATGGCGAAATGTgatgggaggatgaggtgaTGTTCTCATTGATGTCGTTGGCGAGCTCAGGTTTTGACCCCGCTAGCTGTTGACTAGGATATTACATATCCATACTGAGCCTCCCACAATCGTACGACAGACAATAAGATACGTACATATATTCGATGTAGCTCATCATCCTAAGCACCATCCTTAGTATAAGGTGATCGTGACAACTTTATAAGGAAGGATCTGCATATTTGGGATATTTGGGATACTTGAGTTGAGTTGAAAcccaaaacccgccccgacccgtGGTTTATCAAGTCTAGatttaacaagtctactctGTGGATCTGGGAAGTTAGAAAGCTGGGAGATTGCGCCTTAGTATAGGGCTAAATAGAGGTTGCTGCTTTctggggaaggaggggatcTATGTGGTGCTCTGACTCCATAATATCTCTCTGGCAGAAACTACGGTTGTATAGCCATTCCATTTGACTTCATAATCTATACAAGTCATTCACATACGGGTGGTTGTAACCTCTTTACCTCGCAAAActtacttcttcctcttttcaCAATCTCCCCTTACCTATTCCTCCTGGCAATGCCTCCACCATCCTGATCTCAAAAATCTCCGCCCTCAGCAGCGTATATCTCGGCCACCGCTTAAGCATCCTCCCAGCAAGAATCACGTCTCCAACCAGTTCATCTTGTCTATAGTAGCCTCCTTTCCTATCTCAGCGCTATTATACTCAACCGGTAAAGACTCGAGCTGAGGATTGTGGACGTCCCATTCTCCAGCCGGCGCCAGACTGACTCGAGATGCTGTACCCGTCTTGAGGTGACAGGGAGCAGACGCATTTTGCACCTTCGTAGCCCCGTTATCTAGACCCTCTCTGGTAAGGAAGAGGTGCTGTAGACAGGTCTCGGCGTGGTATTTTGTCCTACCAGCCCACGACTTGACTTGTGACGTCGTCCATGTTCCGCTCTCGGCGAATATTGAGAAAATATGCCGCTAAGCTAAAAAGGCGTCATGGGCCTCATGGCTACCTAAATAGTCTTAAACAGTCATATTTTCAGGTCGACATATAACTTCGCCATACCGTCCGGCAGATTCTCACTGCTGGTTGACTGGCGGACTGGCGCCGGTTCGATTTCTCCAAGGCTCTGGCTCGTATAGGCGCCCAGAACGCCATCTCCATGGACTGACCCTGATTGACGCGGCATTGCAATCACGACGCCGGGCTAGAGGCACATGGCGTGGTGAGATTCGTTAAGTTTAAGACGTCGAAGCGCATAGTCAAGGATTAATCAGTCAACGGCGCGGCGACGGCTCGTGACATATGTCCATGTCCAGTCCGCGCACTCGTCCGCGTTGATAATGATGGCAGTCAGGtacaagaaaaagaaaaacatacaacagctgggattcgcatgtggtcacccaccatactactaaccagccggcgtgtggcttaagtacggctgagcggacgggaagccctgttctccacaccctgtGGTCGTATGTGTCTGTTAACGAGGAAATAcagttgatggagagctACCTTGAAGTGAATGAGTTTAGTAAGGTGAGCTTTGAGGGTGATCTCCTTATTTGCTTTCCGGCCTGCTTTTGTCATGTCTGTCACAGCCCTACGAGCTGTGATTATGAGCCAACATAGATTACGGAGCTTCATCGTGTGCATCGGTGCCCAGGGTGAGTGTCATGTGATTGGCCATTCATCGTGTACACCGGGTACGCGATGAATCGACTTCTGCCATTTCTGACTGCTTACTGTATCAGATTAGGCTTTGTTTTGCAAAGATGTCCCACACTCAAGGTCTTCGTAtacataattctcttcttcatgcTTGAGattctgaatatgagcgCCAGATGGCTGTTTAAAtgttctgattggcttgccgtcttAATGTCCAACTCTAAACCCTAATTCCCATGCTCTACCATATAGTGTATTAGACATCTGATCTGTGCACTCCCTAGCATGATTAAAACAGACTCTATAATTTATCGTATTATATAGTGTTGTAGATACGCTGAAAGGGGAAaaggcaggaggaaactgcatcaactacacgaacaTAGCCTACTTGTTACGGGTTCCTCGTGCGAGGTACCCTCTTCTCGAAACTCGGCCAACCAGAAGCCTCGTGCAAGCGGATACCCGCTTAGCATGGTCCCTAAGCATATCGTCCCCTAACAGGTAAAGATAACTCTAGAAGTTCTGTATAAAGAGTGAAAACTCTGGGCTGTTAAGAAGACCAGCCCCACCCAGAGCCCACAAgaataaagagaagaatAAACCCTTGCTGAACCAGATCGTACGCACAATATCAGTCCTCTAGCTCCTCAATTGGAGCGCGCGGAAGCTCTGCAACACTAAGCGGCCCATACTTGGGCTCACGATCAGCATAAAAGTCACAGCGGGCCCCgccatccatccatttgCAACCA
Protein-coding sequences here:
- a CDS encoding uncharacterized protein (transcript_id=CADANIAT00002165) — its product is MASLSLNQLRATQRLCLHLNKDYPDFTFLQTTPQYHILSMENWSKTAWANPTCIVRPANTSVLQDTVRLLSSHYVPFAVRSGDHMPPPLGANINAGVLISLSSLDEKNYDPERDVIEVGGGLKWRDVYSYLDEYKVTVVGGRVLESEWGFLYSEQISKSSLPTVPWSTPTDHPIKTSSVPSKAGPITSVRISKQIRLPGLNYLQASSRHLLCTPTPSTLFENMLGHLPRLLTAAYEFQQSDAAEGHAKFMLQAFIAGGTISAVMNMIYIQPEPNPSAFAPFASISTVDDLTRIQTLTKMMSGQMVPDNHR
- a CDS encoding uncharacterized protein (transcript_id=CADANIAT00002164) translates to MPGTIIITGGNDSLAVPATQLLAKYPEHTIILTQRNPQTINQPTSNSRVYVKKLDLEDFSAVHAFANAVATDVQVGKIPPLTSIICNAYHWNLRTAPELTGDGYEKTFQVNHIAHAALVLRLLGHFDSVSGCCIVLFISDAHWTGKNSLEKYPPVIRKANGLDALVSCQLGLSQSQSTWAAGSSGPFPWQDHCGGSQPGEPGRLARITGERAIPSDRFINACDHSQIEILQGP
- a CDS encoding uncharacterized protein (transcript_id=CADANIAT00002163), whose translation is MKQGAVWSLVNQSLSHFAPSVLNYADEILREVHEDQQNGWPDNETDESDENEEDGVDENEGESEESEAEDSESDSEYVYLSIEFIHFFHEPYCRVGIRATHSDETDNGESLLDDLMESKLTDRSALEWLQVQCGKAGDIA